A portion of the Salarias fasciatus chromosome 15, fSalaFa1.1, whole genome shotgun sequence genome contains these proteins:
- the rd3 gene encoding protein RD3: protein MASWFSWNEPYCRSPRRDPADVVTDTLMVEFSWQLKEAERQQRERENEYRRLKTGVDYSWLASTPRPSYSISTGERLGLEDLCSKVPPSCCGLVILKFREVLQANEPEVNEVSGLFRSVLLEALDHLKEEEEAERLARQWNNKRAMSLSLMNLRSRIKINPFGSTVGLTSAAAEAAGMSDLKTVSEDVEKGKDREQRVWSMPDFRYKGADRSKVV, encoded by the exons ATGGCCTCCTGGTTCAGCTGGAATGAGCCTTACTGCCGGAGCCCCCGCAGGGACCCGGCGGACGTGGTCACCGACACGCTGATGGTGGAGTTCAGCTGGCAGCTGAAGGAGGCGgagaggcagcagagggagcGGGAGAACGAGTACCGCCGCCTGAAGACCGGGGTGGACTACAGCTGGCTGGCCAGCACGCCGCGGCCTTCCTACAGCATCAGCACCGGCGAGCGGCTGGGCCTGGAGGACCTCTGCTCCAAGGTGCCGCCGTCCTGCTGCGGCCTGGTCATACTCAA GTTCAGGGAGGTCCTGCAGGCCAACGAGCCCGAGGTGAACGAGGTGTCCGGCCTTTTccgctccgtcctgctggaggccctggaccacctgaaagaggaggaggaggcggagcggctCGCCCGCCAGTGGAACAACAAGCGCGCCATGAGCCTCTCCCTCATGAACTTGAGGTCTCGCATCAAGATCAACCCGTTCGGCAGCACGGTGGGCCTGacgtccgccgccgccgaggccgCGGGGATGAGCGACCTCAAAACGGTGTCGGAGGACGTGGAGAAAGGGaaggacagggagcagagggTGTGGAGCATGCCCGACTTCAGATACAAAGGAGCTGACAGGAGTAAGGTGGTCTGA
- the LOC115401909 gene encoding protein FAM133 isoform X1 encodes MSTKAECRVSSTSSRSDERRRSRSSGREKKKRKRSRSRSSSSSSSSSSSSSSSSSSSSSSASSVSSRSSSRSRSSSSSSDSRSKSRKQSKKRKKEKNKKQKGKKGKRHKRKKDKKSKGEEDNSGPVQISKYLKDRKKGKYSMISGKKIKMKVKKSKKDKQRDKNRAELLDFLNSTL; translated from the exons ATG tCCACGAAGGCGGAGTGCAGAGTGTCCAGCACCAGCTCCAGATCAGACGAAAGGAGGAGGTCAAGGAGCTCAG GACGAGAGAAAAAGAAGCGGAAACGAAGTCGTAGCAgatcttcgtcctcctcctccagttcaTCGTCATCCTCTTCGTCGTcgtcttcatcctcatcatcgtCGGCCTCTTCTGTATCGTCACGCTCTTCCAGCCGCAGTCGGAGTAGCTCTAGCAGTAGTG ACTCTCGCAGTAAATCCAGAAAGCAGTCCAAGAAAcggaaaaaggagaaaaacaaaaaa cagaAGGGGAAGAAAGGGAAGCGTCATAAACgtaaaaaagacaagaaatcGAAAGGAGAAGAGGACAACTCTGGACCTGTACAGATCTCCAAG TacttgaaagacagaaaaaaaggcaaatacaGCATGATTTCAGGGAAGAAGATAAAGATGAAAGTGAAGAAGTCAAAGAAAGACAAGCAG AGGGACAAGAATCGAGCAGAGCTTCTTGACTTCTTGAACTCCAccctgtga
- the LOC115401909 gene encoding protein FAM133 isoform X2, with amino-acid sequence MSTKAECRVSSTSSRSDERRRSRSSGREKKKRKRSRSRSSSSSSSSSSSSSSSSSSSSSSASSVSSRSSSRSRSSSSSSDSRSKSRKQSKKRKKEKNKKKGKKGKRHKRKKDKKSKGEEDNSGPVQISKYLKDRKKGKYSMISGKKIKMKVKKSKKDKQRDKNRAELLDFLNSTL; translated from the exons ATG tCCACGAAGGCGGAGTGCAGAGTGTCCAGCACCAGCTCCAGATCAGACGAAAGGAGGAGGTCAAGGAGCTCAG GACGAGAGAAAAAGAAGCGGAAACGAAGTCGTAGCAgatcttcgtcctcctcctccagttcaTCGTCATCCTCTTCGTCGTcgtcttcatcctcatcatcgtCGGCCTCTTCTGTATCGTCACGCTCTTCCAGCCGCAGTCGGAGTAGCTCTAGCAGTAGTG ACTCTCGCAGTAAATCCAGAAAGCAGTCCAAGAAAcggaaaaaggagaaaaacaaaaaa aAGGGGAAGAAAGGGAAGCGTCATAAACgtaaaaaagacaagaaatcGAAAGGAGAAGAGGACAACTCTGGACCTGTACAGATCTCCAAG TacttgaaagacagaaaaaaaggcaaatacaGCATGATTTCAGGGAAGAAGATAAAGATGAAAGTGAAGAAGTCAAAGAAAGACAAGCAG AGGGACAAGAATCGAGCAGAGCTTCTTGACTTCTTGAACTCCAccctgtga